A part of Magnetospirillum sp. ME-1 genomic DNA contains:
- a CDS encoding MFS transporter, protein MSDRSEHPLVARLPFHYGWAIVAAGCLGLFACLGMGRFALGMLLPSMGASLDLSRSEMGAISTANFIGYLSAVTLGGRMVALLGARRTVAAGLVLVAASMMAVSYARGFYQVMILYALTGFGSGGSNVPIMGLIAHWFGRRVRGRAAGFAVIGSGFAIMVAGALVPAINAAQGAEGWRLSWLVIGLIVLGAALVDWLVIRNHPSELGLGPVTGEAQAKTEEVAPLCAAAAPPGAKRRILAHLGLVYAAFGFSYVIYATFIVTALVRERGFPESTAGIFWSWIGLLSLASGPVFGSLSDRLGRRAGLMIVFGFQACAYALVAAPLPEPFLYASILLYGLALWAVPSIMAAAVGDYLGPEQAAASFGTITMVFAMGQIVGPAIAGWMADAWGGFSGAFVMAAAVAGLGLAGSAFLPSPRKM, encoded by the coding sequence ATGTCGGACCGTTCAGAGCACCCCCTCGTCGCCCGCCTGCCGTTCCATTACGGCTGGGCCATAGTCGCCGCCGGCTGTCTCGGGCTGTTCGCCTGCCTCGGCATGGGTCGCTTCGCGCTGGGCATGCTGCTGCCCTCCATGGGGGCGTCGCTGGACCTGTCGCGCTCCGAGATGGGCGCCATCTCGACCGCCAATTTCATCGGCTACCTGTCGGCCGTCACCCTGGGCGGGCGCATGGTGGCGCTTTTGGGCGCGCGGCGCACCGTGGCGGCCGGGCTGGTGCTGGTGGCGGCGTCCATGATGGCGGTGTCCTACGCCCGGGGCTTCTATCAGGTCATGATTCTTTATGCCCTGACCGGCTTCGGCAGCGGCGGCAGCAATGTCCCCATCATGGGTCTGATCGCCCACTGGTTCGGCCGCCGGGTCAGGGGCCGCGCCGCCGGTTTCGCGGTGATCGGATCGGGCTTCGCCATCATGGTGGCCGGCGCCCTGGTCCCCGCCATCAATGCCGCCCAGGGCGCCGAGGGCTGGCGCCTGTCCTGGCTGGTCATCGGCCTGATCGTGCTGGGGGCGGCCCTGGTGGACTGGCTGGTGATCCGCAACCACCCCTCGGAACTGGGCCTGGGGCCGGTGACGGGAGAAGCCCAGGCCAAGACGGAAGAGGTCGCCCCGCTGTGCGCGGCGGCCGCGCCGCCCGGCGCCAAGCGCCGCATCCTGGCCCATCTGGGTCTGGTCTACGCCGCCTTCGGTTTCAGCTACGTCATCTACGCCACCTTCATCGTCACCGCCCTGGTGCGCGAGCGCGGCTTTCCCGAATCCACCGCCGGGATTTTCTGGTCGTGGATCGGCCTGCTGTCTTTGGCCTCGGGGCCGGTGTTCGGCAGCCTTTCGGACCGCCTGGGCCGCCGGGCCGGGCTGATGATCGTGTTCGGCTTCCAGGCCTGCGCCTACGCCCTGGTGGCGGCGCCGCTGCCCGAGCCCTTCCTCTACGCCTCGATCCTGCTCTACGGGCTGGCGCTGTGGGCGGTGCCGTCCATCATGGCGGCGGCGGTGGGCGACTATCTCGGCCCGGAACAGGCGGCCGCCTCGTTCGGCACCATCACCATGGTCTTCGCCATGGGCCAGATCGTCGGCCCGGCCATCGCCGGCTGGATGGCCGATGCCTGGGGCGGTTTTTCCGGCGCCTTCGTCATGGCGGCGGCGGTGGCGGGGCTGGGCCTGGCCGGTTCGGCCTTCCTGCCCAGCCCCAGGAAGATGTGA
- a CDS encoding sensor domain-containing phosphodiesterase produces MGSGDGSLVEKLKLQRDRFIAFAFAGADLLLEMNDEDVVTYSAGAGEALYGISDAELLGRPLSDFIFTRDRDKFSDAIQRLRNSGRLDHTPLSMIGASGAVSRMRMAGIKLPQFPTGYHLVLSRISPIATSENDQSGQTADPRVRFVDMVRQRLNEANRLGEDYTLTMFDLSASKFGGTEPALLQSFFSTLHHTLEGCSVRQSSAGALNERAFGLVHDHSMSSGDVHEKVNEVFRQFSGKVKGANLKMHSASLDMDDSSMSEEDLGKALTFIINGFVRDSAKFAIKSLAEGAKVAVEDTLVRVRNFRKMIRSDKLAFFFQPMVNVSTGTVLAYEAFGRIAHDKGFFAPSQIIPFATDVGVIGEFDLMAVKKALLAMKTGTDISSLASIAVNVSGTSLGNPAFYHSLIKILEENKPVLARLVLEITDVARIYNLDEARRLLARIKRMGVRLSLDDFGSGGAAFDILKILPADYVKIDRDYIFDAREKRGRSVLRAMVSLTHELGMTAIGECIEDSSMVNILRDVGVEYAQGFFFAPPALDAARKIKYYKEHLKVAETTAAE; encoded by the coding sequence ATGGGAAGCGGGGATGGATCACTTGTTGAAAAGCTGAAGCTGCAGCGGGACCGCTTCATCGCCTTCGCGTTCGCCGGAGCCGACCTGCTGCTGGAGATGAACGACGAGGACGTCGTCACCTATTCCGCCGGGGCGGGCGAGGCGCTGTACGGCATTTCCGACGCGGAACTGCTGGGCCGTCCGCTGTCCGACTTCATCTTCACCCGCGATCGGGACAAGTTCAGCGACGCCATTCAGCGCCTTCGGAATTCCGGGCGCCTGGACCATACGCCGCTGTCCATGATCGGCGCCTCGGGGGCGGTGTCGCGCATGCGCATGGCCGGCATCAAGCTGCCCCAGTTTCCCACCGGCTACCATCTGGTGCTGTCGCGCATCTCGCCCATCGCCACCAGCGAGAATGATCAGTCCGGCCAGACCGCCGACCCCCGCGTGCGCTTCGTCGACATGGTGCGCCAGCGCCTGAACGAGGCCAACCGCCTGGGCGAGGACTACACGCTCACCATGTTCGACCTGTCGGCCTCCAAGTTCGGCGGCACCGAACCGGCCCTGCTGCAGAGCTTCTTCTCGACGCTCCACCATACCCTGGAGGGGTGTTCGGTGCGCCAAAGCTCGGCCGGGGCGCTGAACGAGCGGGCCTTCGGCCTGGTCCACGACCATTCCATGAGCTCAGGGGATGTCCACGAGAAGGTCAACGAGGTCTTCCGCCAGTTCAGCGGCAAGGTCAAGGGCGCCAACCTCAAGATGCACAGCGCCTCGCTGGACATGGACGATTCCTCCATGTCCGAGGAGGATCTGGGCAAGGCTCTGACCTTCATCATCAACGGCTTCGTCAGGGACAGCGCCAAGTTCGCCATCAAGTCCCTGGCCGAGGGCGCCAAGGTGGCGGTGGAAGACACCCTGGTGCGGGTGCGCAACTTCCGCAAGATGATCCGCAGCGACAAGCTGGCCTTCTTCTTCCAGCCCATGGTCAACGTGTCCACCGGCACCGTGCTGGCCTACGAGGCGTTCGGCCGCATCGCCCACGACAAGGGTTTCTTCGCGCCCAGCCAGATCATCCCCTTCGCCACCGATGTGGGCGTCATCGGCGAATTCGACCTCATGGCGGTGAAGAAGGCGCTGCTCGCCATGAAGACCGGGACCGACATCTCGTCTCTGGCCTCCATCGCCGTCAACGTGTCGGGCACCTCGCTGGGCAATCCCGCCTTCTACCACTCCCTGATCAAGATCCTGGAGGAGAACAAGCCGGTTCTCGCCCGATTGGTGCTGGAAATCACCGACGTGGCCCGGATCTACAACCTGGACGAGGCCAGGCGCCTGCTGGCCCGCATCAAGCGCATGGGCGTGCGCCTGTCGCTGGACGATTTCGGCTCGGGCGGCGCGGCCTTCGACATCCTGAAGATCCTGCCCGCCGATTACGTCAAGATCGACCGCGACTATATCTTCGACGCGCGGGAAAAGCGGGGCCGCTCGGTGTTGCGCGCCATGGTCAGCCTGACCCACGAACTGGGCATGACCGCCATCGGCGAATGCATCGAGGACAGTTCCATGGTCAACATCCTCAGGGATGTGGGCGTCGAATATGCCCAGGGCTTCTTCTTCGCGCCCCCCGCCTTGGATGCGGCGCGCAAGATCAAGTACTACAAGGAGCACCTCAAGGTCGCGGAGACCACCGCCGCCGAATAG
- a CDS encoding radical SAM protein: MLEYDFPLWRPPSEGDNLIIQATLGCRYNQCSFCSMYKTKTYRARSLDEVFADIDEAARDWPDAHRVFLADGDAYCLPTATLAAICDHLALRFPALQRISAYATPFDILGKSPEDIALLKSKRLGLVYLGIETGSDALLKRIAKGSAKQMEAALAKARECGLKVSATVILGLGGKTGWEAHMDETADLVNRAPPVYLSTLQLGLETNVAPRFFERFGEEFQWQDDRGVLVELRRLLERLAPPAPVIFRSNHASNALALAGNLPRDKDKLLARIDAALDEGAGVRPRWIRGF, encoded by the coding sequence GTGCTTGAGTACGATTTTCCCCTGTGGCGTCCGCCGTCGGAAGGCGACAACCTGATCATCCAGGCGACGCTGGGCTGCCGCTACAACCAGTGCAGCTTCTGCTCCATGTACAAGACCAAGACCTACCGGGCGCGAAGCCTGGACGAGGTCTTCGCCGACATCGACGAGGCGGCGCGCGACTGGCCCGACGCGCATCGGGTGTTCCTGGCCGACGGCGACGCCTATTGCCTGCCCACCGCGACCCTGGCCGCCATCTGCGACCATCTGGCGCTGCGCTTTCCGGCCTTGCAGCGCATCTCCGCCTACGCAACCCCGTTCGACATCCTGGGCAAGAGTCCAGAAGACATCGCGCTGTTGAAGTCCAAGCGGCTGGGGCTGGTCTATCTCGGCATCGAAACCGGCTCGGACGCGCTGTTGAAGCGCATCGCCAAGGGCTCGGCGAAGCAGATGGAGGCGGCGCTGGCCAAGGCGCGGGAGTGCGGCCTCAAGGTTTCGGCCACGGTGATCCTGGGCCTGGGCGGCAAGACCGGCTGGGAAGCGCATATGGACGAGACCGCCGATCTGGTCAACCGGGCGCCGCCGGTCTATCTCTCCACCCTGCAACTGGGGCTGGAAACCAATGTGGCACCCCGCTTCTTCGAGCGCTTCGGCGAGGAGTTCCAGTGGCAGGACGATCGCGGCGTGCTGGTGGAACTGCGCCGTCTGCTCGAGCGCCTCGCCCCGCCGGCCCCGGTGATCTTCCGCTCCAACCACGCCAGCAACGCCCTGGCCCTGGCCGGCAATCTGCCCCGGGACAAGGACAAGCTGCTGGCCCGCATCGACGCCGCCCTGGACGAGGGCGCCGGCGTACGGCCCCGGTGGATCCGGGGGTTTTAG
- a CDS encoding ABC transporter substrate-binding protein, whose protein sequence is MRNLMKWGATAVVVAGCSTFAGLAQAADPIKIGSILSVTGPASFLGEPEKKTLEMYVERINKEGGVMGRKIELVVYDDGGAGEKASTFTKRLIESDKVDLLIGGSTTATTMAAVPLAERNEVPFISLAGAVVIVEPVKKWVFKTPHTDKMAAEKVFADMKKRGITKIGMISEDAGFGKSGRDQSMAVVKNFGIEVVADEIYSPKDPDVTAQLTKIKNAPGVQAVFNFGFGQGPAIVTKNFKQLGIALPLYQSHGVASKDFIKLAGDAAEGIRLPAAGLVVPDQLPATDPQKPVVTAFKKDYETAFKSDVSTFAGHAYDGLQIALAAINRAKSTDKAKVRDEIEKTSGYVGTGGLVSMSPTDHMGLSPSAFHMVEIRKGDWLLSN, encoded by the coding sequence ATGCGTAACCTCATGAAATGGGGCGCGACGGCCGTCGTCGTCGCCGGTTGCTCCACCTTCGCCGGTCTGGCCCAGGCCGCCGATCCCATCAAGATCGGCTCCATCCTGTCGGTCACCGGTCCGGCCTCCTTCCTGGGCGAGCCCGAGAAGAAGACGCTGGAAATGTATGTCGAGCGCATCAACAAGGAAGGCGGCGTGATGGGCCGCAAGATCGAGCTGGTCGTCTATGACGACGGCGGCGCCGGCGAGAAGGCCTCCACCTTCACCAAGCGTCTGATCGAAAGCGACAAGGTCGATCTGCTGATCGGCGGCTCTACCACCGCCACCACCATGGCCGCCGTGCCGCTGGCCGAGCGCAACGAGGTGCCGTTCATCTCGCTGGCCGGCGCCGTGGTCATCGTCGAGCCGGTGAAGAAGTGGGTGTTCAAGACTCCCCATACCGACAAGATGGCCGCCGAGAAGGTGTTCGCCGACATGAAGAAGCGCGGCATCACCAAGATCGGCATGATCTCGGAGGACGCCGGCTTCGGCAAGTCGGGCCGCGACCAGTCCATGGCCGTGGTCAAGAATTTCGGTATCGAAGTGGTCGCCGACGAGATCTACTCGCCCAAGGACCCCGACGTCACCGCCCAGCTGACCAAGATCAAGAACGCCCCCGGCGTCCAGGCCGTGTTCAACTTCGGCTTCGGCCAGGGTCCGGCCATCGTCACCAAGAACTTCAAGCAGCTGGGCATCGCGCTGCCGCTGTACCAGTCGCATGGCGTGGCCTCCAAGGACTTCATCAAGCTGGCCGGCGACGCCGCCGAGGGAATCCGCCTGCCGGCCGCCGGTCTGGTGGTTCCCGACCAGCTGCCCGCCACCGACCCGCAGAAGCCGGTGGTGACCGCCTTCAAGAAGGATTACGAGACCGCCTTCAAGTCGGACGTCTCGACCTTCGCGGGCCACGCCTATGACGGTCTGCAGATCGCCCTCGCCGCCATCAACCGCGCCAAGTCCACCGACAAGGCCAAGGTCCGCGACGAGATCGAGAAGACGTCCGGTTACGTGGGTACCGGTGGCCTGGTTTCCATGAGCCCCACCGATCACATGGGCCTTTCGCCGTCGGCTTTCCACATGGTGGAAATCCGCAAGGGTGACTGGCTCCTGAGCAACTGA
- a CDS encoding CaiB/BaiF CoA transferase family protein has translation MTAPLSHLRVLDLSRVLAGPWAGQLLADMGAEVIKVERPGEGDDTRGWGPPFLKDADGQDTGEAAYFLSANRGKHSVTIDFTRAQGQDLVRRLAAKADVVLENFKVGGLAKYGLDYASLKAVKPDLVYCSITGFGQDGPYAQRAGYDFLIQGMGGLMSLTGEPGGQPMKVGVALTDIFTGMYAGFAVLAALARRDRTGEGSHIDLALLDVQVAVLANQASNYLVGGVTPRRLGNAHPNIVPYQAFATKDGHIILAVGNDGQFRRFCDSAGRPDLGTDPRYATNAERVRNRAELVPLLESLLAARPSAEWIKDLEEAGVPCGPINDLAGVFADPQVIHRGMKTRVEHPLAGGVDLVANPIRFDGAQAVSDRAPPPLGGDTAPVLAGWLGLDEEEMAALEASGVI, from the coding sequence ATGACCGCGCCCCTGTCGCACCTTCGCGTTCTCGACCTCAGCCGGGTGCTGGCCGGGCCGTGGGCGGGACAATTGCTGGCCGACATGGGGGCCGAGGTGATCAAGGTGGAACGCCCCGGCGAAGGCGACGACACCAGGGGCTGGGGGCCGCCCTTCCTCAAGGACGCCGATGGCCAGGACACCGGCGAGGCCGCCTATTTCCTGTCGGCCAACCGGGGCAAGCACTCGGTGACCATCGACTTCACTCGGGCCCAGGGCCAGGACCTGGTGCGCCGCCTCGCCGCCAAGGCGGACGTGGTGCTGGAGAACTTCAAGGTGGGCGGACTGGCCAAGTACGGCCTGGACTACGCCTCCCTGAAGGCGGTGAAGCCCGATCTGGTCTATTGCTCCATCACCGGTTTCGGCCAGGACGGACCTTATGCCCAACGGGCGGGCTACGACTTCCTGATCCAGGGCATGGGCGGGCTGATGAGCCTGACCGGCGAGCCCGGCGGCCAGCCCATGAAGGTGGGCGTGGCGCTGACCGACATCTTCACCGGCATGTATGCCGGCTTCGCCGTGCTCGCCGCCCTGGCCCGGCGCGACCGCACCGGCGAAGGCAGCCATATCGACCTGGCGCTGCTCGACGTGCAGGTGGCGGTGCTGGCCAACCAGGCCTCCAACTATCTGGTGGGCGGCGTCACGCCCAGGCGCCTGGGCAACGCGCATCCCAACATCGTGCCCTACCAGGCCTTCGCCACCAAGGACGGCCACATCATCCTGGCGGTGGGCAATGACGGCCAGTTCCGCCGGTTCTGCGACAGCGCCGGACGACCCGACCTGGGCACCGATCCCCGCTACGCCACCAATGCCGAGCGGGTGAGGAACCGCGCCGAACTGGTGCCGCTGCTGGAAAGCCTGCTGGCGGCGCGTCCCTCGGCCGAGTGGATCAAGGACCTGGAGGAGGCCGGCGTGCCCTGCGGCCCCATCAACGATCTGGCCGGGGTGTTCGCCGACCCCCAGGTCATCCATCGCGGCATGAAGACCCGCGTCGAGCACCCGCTGGCCGGCGGCGTCGATCTGGTGGCCAATCCCATCCGCTTCGACGGTGCCCAGGCGGTCTCGGACCGCGCCCCCCCGCCGCTGGGGGGCGACACCGCCCCGGTTCTGGCCGGCTGGCTCGGCCTGGACGAAGAGGAGATGGCCGCACTCGAAGCATCCGGGGTGATCTGA
- a CDS encoding bile acid:sodium symporter family protein yields the protein MFKLLARIGIDGFLLGLMSMVALAWVLPDFGKSGGHLHMDAITVYGVALVFLLYGLTLPPERMKAGLVNWRLHLVVQTSTFLLFPALAWGAALALGGRIAPELMLGFFFLAALPSAISSSVAMTSIARGNVAGAIFNATLSSLLGVILTPLWVNWYLSAGGASLDLGRVLVKIVLLVLLPIVLGQVLRPWLRGWIERNMKWLKSLDRLTILLIVFNSFSDSVAEGVWDGQGGGFVVQALGGSLALFVLVFLSLRLACRAMGFNREDAIAGVFCGTKKSLATGVPMAKIMFGASPVLGLIIAPTILYHLIQLIAAGIIARRWQDEA from the coding sequence GTGTTCAAGCTTCTCGCCCGCATCGGTATCGACGGCTTCCTGCTGGGGCTGATGTCCATGGTCGCCCTGGCCTGGGTGCTGCCCGATTTCGGCAAAAGCGGCGGGCACCTGCACATGGATGCCATCACCGTCTACGGCGTGGCGCTGGTCTTCCTGCTTTACGGCCTGACACTGCCGCCCGAGCGCATGAAGGCCGGCCTGGTCAACTGGCGCCTGCATCTGGTGGTCCAGACCTCGACCTTCCTGCTGTTTCCCGCCCTGGCCTGGGGGGCGGCCCTGGCCCTGGGCGGGCGGATCGCGCCCGAACTGATGCTGGGCTTCTTCTTTCTTGCCGCCCTGCCCTCCGCCATTTCGTCGTCGGTGGCCATGACCTCCATCGCGCGGGGCAACGTGGCGGGCGCCATCTTCAACGCCACCCTGTCCAGCCTGCTGGGCGTGATCCTGACGCCGCTGTGGGTCAACTGGTACCTTTCTGCGGGCGGCGCCTCGCTGGATCTGGGCCGGGTGCTGGTCAAGATCGTCCTGCTGGTGCTGCTGCCCATCGTGTTGGGGCAGGTGCTGCGGCCCTGGCTGCGGGGCTGGATCGAGCGCAACATGAAATGGCTGAAATCCCTCGACCGCCTGACCATTCTGCTGATCGTCTTCAACTCCTTCTCGGATTCCGTGGCGGAAGGGGTGTGGGACGGGCAGGGCGGCGGCTTCGTCGTCCAGGCCCTGGGCGGGTCGCTGGCCCTGTTCGTCTTGGTCTTCCTGTCGCTGCGCCTGGCCTGCCGGGCAATGGGCTTCAATCGCGAGGACGCTATCGCCGGGGTGTTCTGCGGCACCAAGAAATCCCTGGCCACCGGCGTGCCCATGGCCAAGATCATGTTCGGCGCCTCGCCCGTCCTGGGGCTGATCATCGCGCCCACCATCCTCTATCACCTGATCCAGCTGATCGCCGCCGGCATCATCGCCCGAAGGTGGCAGGACGAGGCGTAA
- the gor gene encoding glutathione-disulfide reductase translates to MAAYDFDLIALGAGSGGVRACRMAAQAGRKVAVVESSRVGGTCVMRGCVPKKLLVMGAKFAEDLTDSLGFGWSLDGADFDWARLVSAKNEELQRLEGVYMRLLKESGVTVVEGRGHLLDAHTVQVGLKVYTAETILVATGGRPALPQVPGIEHAVTSNEALDLMQLPERVVIVGGGYIAVEFAGIFNALGSAVTLVLRGDTLLRGFDADIRATLAEEMATKGVTLRTTTQVRSIARRGHGYGVELSDGQTVEADLVMYATGRVPNTEGLGLEQAGVVLNAKGAVMVDRLSRTSVRNIWAVGDVTDRVNLTPVAINEAMAFVRTAFLGQSTAMDYDNIPSAVFSLPPVGTVGLTEAEAARRYGAVDVYLTRFKPMRNILAGRDERTMMKLVVDRATDRVLGLHMVGADSPEIVQGFAVALKCGATKAQFDSTVGIHPTAAEEFVTLREKRAENGRA, encoded by the coding sequence ATGGCCGCCTATGATTTCGATTTGATCGCCTTGGGCGCCGGTTCCGGTGGCGTGCGGGCCTGCCGCATGGCGGCGCAGGCTGGGCGCAAGGTGGCGGTGGTGGAAAGCAGCCGGGTGGGCGGCACCTGCGTCATGCGCGGCTGCGTGCCCAAGAAGCTGCTGGTCATGGGCGCCAAGTTCGCCGAGGACCTGACCGATTCGCTGGGCTTCGGCTGGAGCCTGGACGGCGCCGATTTCGACTGGGCGCGGCTGGTTTCCGCCAAGAACGAGGAATTGCAGCGCCTGGAAGGCGTCTACATGCGCCTTTTGAAGGAATCGGGCGTCACGGTGGTGGAGGGCAGGGGCCATCTGCTCGACGCCCATACCGTGCAGGTGGGGCTCAAGGTCTATACCGCCGAAACCATCCTGGTGGCCACCGGGGGGCGCCCGGCGCTTCCCCAGGTGCCGGGCATCGAGCACGCGGTGACCTCCAACGAGGCGCTGGACCTGATGCAGTTGCCGGAGCGGGTGGTGATCGTCGGCGGCGGCTATATCGCGGTGGAATTCGCCGGCATCTTCAACGCCCTGGGCAGTGCCGTCACATTGGTGCTGCGCGGCGACACCCTGCTGCGCGGCTTCGACGCCGACATCCGCGCCACCCTGGCCGAGGAGATGGCGACCAAGGGCGTGACCTTGCGCACCACCACCCAGGTGCGGAGCATCGCGCGGCGCGGCCACGGCTATGGGGTCGAACTGTCGGACGGCCAGACCGTCGAGGCCGATCTGGTCATGTACGCCACCGGAAGGGTGCCCAATACCGAGGGCCTGGGCCTGGAACAGGCCGGGGTGGTGCTGAACGCCAAGGGCGCCGTCATGGTGGACCGCCTGTCGCGCACCTCGGTGCGCAACATCTGGGCGGTGGGTGACGTCACCGACCGGGTCAATCTCACCCCCGTGGCCATCAATGAGGCCATGGCCTTCGTGCGCACCGCCTTTCTCGGCCAGAGCACGGCCATGGATTACGACAACATCCCGTCGGCGGTGTTCTCCCTGCCACCGGTGGGCACGGTGGGGCTGACCGAGGCGGAAGCGGCCAGGCGCTATGGCGCCGTCGACGTCTATCTCACCCGCTTCAAGCCCATGCGCAACATCCTGGCCGGCCGCGACGAACGCACCATGATGAAGCTGGTGGTCGACCGCGCCACCGACCGGGTGCTGGGCCTGCACATGGTGGGGGCCGATTCCCCGGAAATCGTCCAGGGCTTTGCCGTGGCGCTGAAATGCGGCGCCACCAAGGCCCAGTTCGATTCCACGGTGGGCATTCACCCCACGGCGGCCGAGGAATTCGTCACCCTGCGGGAAAAGCGGGCGGAGAATGGCCGTGCTTGA
- a CDS encoding amidase, with amino-acid sequence MHDPLNAFALGGDVYLNGAETGPLAGLTFAAKDVFDVAGYVTGAGNPDWRRLAEPARHTAWAVSALLESGARLVGKTHTDELTRGIFGDNSHYGTPDNPRAPGHVPGGSSSGSAAAVAGGLCSMALGTDTAGSTRVPASFCGVFGLRPTLGVIPMDGVLSQSNTFDTVGLLADDPDILSRMGEALLRKKIKDVRPAQAVVLEDAMEASDPAVAAAIEAALPRIAEAVAPIVRGRKLSPVPLADWVEHQNAIQGREAWETFGEWINNSNPRFGFEVADNFLRGSKVSQRTLSAARGFRLRAKRWVQEALEGNAVLVLPTTPVTAPPVHSPRSVMWEIRHRIVSLTTIAGMAGCPQISLPLCKAGGLPVGLSLIGPRGSDALLLAAAKRIGKA; translated from the coding sequence ATGCATGATCCGCTGAACGCATTCGCTCTGGGTGGCGACGTCTATCTGAACGGTGCCGAGACCGGGCCGCTGGCCGGCCTCACCTTCGCCGCCAAGGACGTCTTCGACGTCGCGGGCTATGTCACCGGGGCGGGCAATCCCGACTGGCGCCGCTTGGCCGAGCCGGCCAGGCACACCGCCTGGGCGGTGAGCGCCCTGCTGGAATCGGGCGCCCGTCTGGTGGGCAAGACCCACACCGACGAGCTGACGCGCGGCATCTTCGGCGACAATTCCCATTACGGCACCCCCGACAATCCCCGCGCCCCCGGCCATGTGCCCGGCGGCTCCTCCAGCGGTTCGGCCGCCGCCGTTGCCGGCGGGCTTTGCTCCATGGCGCTGGGCACCGACACCGCCGGGTCGACCCGCGTGCCGGCGTCGTTCTGCGGCGTGTTCGGCCTGCGCCCGACGCTGGGCGTCATTCCCATGGACGGCGTGCTGTCCCAGTCCAACACCTTCGACACCGTCGGCCTGCTGGCCGACGATCCGGACATTCTCAGCCGTATGGGCGAAGCGCTGCTGCGCAAGAAGATCAAGGACGTCCGCCCAGCCCAGGCCGTGGTGCTGGAAGACGCCATGGAGGCCTCGGACCCTGCCGTCGCCGCCGCCATCGAGGCGGCCCTGCCGCGCATCGCCGAAGCGGTCGCCCCCATCGTGCGCGGCCGCAAGCTCTCGCCCGTGCCGCTGGCCGACTGGGTCGAGCACCAGAACGCCATCCAGGGCCGCGAGGCCTGGGAAACCTTCGGCGAGTGGATCAACAATTCCAATCCCCGCTTCGGCTTCGAGGTGGCGGACAACTTCCTGCGCGGCTCCAAGGTGTCGCAGCGGACGCTTTCCGCGGCCCGCGGCTTCCGCCTGCGGGCCAAGCGCTGGGTGCAGGAGGCGCTGGAAGGCAATGCCGTGCTGGTGCTGCCCACCACGCCCGTCACCGCGCCGCCCGTCCACTCGCCCCGCTCGGTGATGTGGGAGATCCGGCACCGCATCGTCAGCCTGACCACCATCGCCGGCATGGCCGGCTGCCCGCAGATCAGCCTGCCGCTGTGCAAGGCCGGCGGCCTGCCGGTGGGCCTGTCCCTGATCGGCCCGCGCGGCTCGGACGCCCTGCTGCTGGCGGCGGCCAAGCGGATCGGCAAGGCCTAG
- a CDS encoding FtsB family cell division protein yields the protein MIGLGAVAYFTYHTVEGDRGVLAYFRLQAEILEAEMHLSRVASERTEMEHRVQLLRPDHLDPDMLEERARIMLNMGREGEVVVFDKRR from the coding sequence ATGATCGGGCTTGGCGCCGTGGCGTATTTCACCTACCACACCGTTGAAGGTGATCGCGGAGTGCTGGCCTATTTCCGGCTGCAGGCAGAGATTCTCGAGGCCGAGATGCACCTGTCCCGGGTGGCGTCCGAACGCACCGAGATGGAGCACCGGGTGCAGCTTCTGCGTCCCGACCACCTTGACCCCGACATGCTGGAAGAGCGGGCGCGCATCATGCTGAACATGGGGCGTGAGGGCGAGGTGGTGGTGTTCGACAAGCGCCGCTGA